The sequence TGTCGTGAAAAATTGAGTGCATCAGCAACTTCTTGTTGCGTTATTTTTTTTCGTTTACGCGCTTTTTTCAGTCGATTAGCCAGCATAATATCGCTCCTTAAAATAAAAAATGAAGTTATCTTTATTATAACAAAGACAACTTCATTTTTTACTAGTTAATTTGACTAAAAAAATGTTATTTCCCCCAAATTTAAAAATCACTTTATTTTTAGGTAAATAAGAAATACGCGTTCATATTTTTTTACTTCAGAATCAATATTGTTTTCATCAAAAGTGAATGTATTGTGTATTTTATTGGAAAATGCAATTGTTCCTAATAAGTTTTCACCTTTTTTTAATGTTTCTTTCCCTGCAAAAATACTGCTTTTATTTTTATAGACTTGGTTAGCTAAGGTGATATCGCTTAAAGAGATGTATTCTTTAGCGCTAATACCATATCTAAAATATTCTTTGTTCCCTTCAGAAAGAGTCCCTATAAAGAGACTGTCTGTTACACCTGAAAAGGTATGAGTATCTGCTTCTTGTTTAACACCATTTTGATAGCTAATAGTATAAACTTCAAGATCTAATGGTTTACTTAATTTATAAGTGGTAAGATCATCGAATAAAAATTCAAACGAGCTGTCTTTAACTGTTTTGATGGTAATTTCATTAGCATCTTTCTTAGCTTCGTCTTTATTGACAGTCTGAAAAATAATAGTTGCTACCCCGATAACGATTATTACAGAGCATAGTATAATTAATAAACGACGCATTTAGTATCAATCCCATCTTTGTTTATTTTATAATTTAAATATACATGTATTAAATAAAAAGTAACGCACCAAATAGTAGCAATACTACTTTACATAATGGCATTGGTGTTGCACTGCAGAGATAAAAGGTAATAACCTTTTAAAAGTTATAAAATAAAATTAGTATTTTTAATAGATATTTCCTCGGAAATACAAATTTTTCGCTTTAAAAGGCGTAAGCAAACCGGTAGCAAACAATTCTTTCTTGCTATGTAGTTTGAAATAGCAGACGATATTAACAGATAAAGGAGTGTGCCTATGAATAACTTTGGTGAGAAGTTAAAAATGTTACGGGAACAAACTGACATTACACAAGAGAAAGTCTCTCAAAAATTAAACGTCACAAGACAATCTGTTTCCAATTGGGAAAACAATAAAAATTATCCAGACCTAACGACCTTAGTAACTCTTAGTCAGCTCTATAATATTTCTTTAGATGATTTACTTAAAGATGAAAATAACGTGGTTAAATCCATGAAAACTGAATTGAATTCATATCGTTCTTCAGAATTAATAAAGCTGATTATTTTTTCGGTACTAGCATTTTTATTACCCA comes from Brochothrix thermosphacta DSM 20171 = FSL F6-1036 and encodes:
- a CDS encoding helix-turn-helix domain-containing protein, whose translation is MNNFGEKLKMLREQTDITQEKVSQKLNVTRQSVSNWENNKNYPDLTTLVTLSQLYNISLDDLLKDENNVVKSMKTELNSYRSSELIKLIIFSVLAFLLPIIGIVFGILLLCTKKRVEYYRIAKIIGTISLIWQAVPIVLAVINYSTF